One genomic segment of Aquamicrobium lusatiense includes these proteins:
- a CDS encoding alpha/beta hydrolase: MRLKALWIVALIALVSGCAGPGRHELLNISSFPAKASDISAEHEIFVATTRRQSIDQPRTVYGGDRSANVAYASVDITVPRIHETGRIERAKGRAPADPAKHFTARSVSFYKEPEQFARAIDASIVENKDHRVLVFVHGFNNGFDDGVYRITQIVNDAQYSGTPVLFSWASSARTTGYLYDKESANAARDDLEATLRMLAKSKATSIDILAHSMGTWVTMETLRQLAIRGDRDLGGKLGNVVLASPDIDVDVFKKQMLRYGTPKRPFVVLLSDDDRALQLSTFISGDKPRVGDYADAADLASYGVIVADLTQARSGDRLNHAKFADNPFLVQLLGEGLRSNAGLAAAENGDLGNPMSTIGKDIGQAVGSVADIVITTPFKVLSIATGG; encoded by the coding sequence CAAAGGCTTCGGATATTTCGGCGGAGCATGAGATTTTCGTGGCCACCACCCGGCGCCAGTCCATCGATCAGCCGCGCACCGTCTATGGTGGTGACCGCTCTGCCAACGTCGCCTATGCAAGTGTCGACATAACGGTTCCGCGTATCCACGAGACAGGCCGCATAGAAAGAGCGAAAGGCCGGGCACCCGCAGACCCCGCCAAGCACTTCACGGCACGCAGCGTCAGCTTCTACAAGGAGCCGGAGCAGTTTGCCCGCGCCATTGATGCCAGTATCGTCGAAAACAAGGACCACAGGGTTCTTGTTTTCGTCCACGGTTTTAACAATGGTTTCGACGACGGCGTGTATCGCATCACGCAGATCGTGAATGACGCGCAGTATAGCGGAACACCGGTGCTGTTCTCATGGGCATCGAGCGCCAGGACAACCGGCTATCTGTACGACAAGGAAAGCGCCAACGCAGCCCGTGACGACCTTGAAGCGACGCTGCGCATGCTGGCCAAAAGCAAAGCCACAAGCATCGATATCCTTGCACACTCCATGGGCACATGGGTGACCATGGAAACGCTGCGCCAGCTCGCAATCCGTGGCGACCGCGATCTTGGCGGCAAGCTGGGCAACGTGGTTCTGGCTTCGCCCGATATCGACGTCGACGTGTTCAAGAAGCAGATGTTGAGATACGGAACGCCGAAGAGGCCGTTCGTCGTCCTGCTCTCGGACGATGACCGGGCGCTTCAGCTTTCAACCTTCATTTCGGGCGACAAGCCGCGCGTGGGCGATTACGCCGACGCGGCCGATCTTGCCAGCTATGGCGTGATCGTTGCGGACCTTACTCAGGCCCGCTCCGGTGACAGGCTCAATCACGCCAAATTCGCCGACAATCCGTTCCTCGTTCAGCTTCTTGGCGAAGGCCTGCGGTCCAACGCGGGGCTGGCGGCAGCCGAAAATGGCGATTTGGGCAATCCGATGAGCACCATCGGTAAAGACATTGGTCAGGCCGTGGGGTCGGTGGCAGATATCGTCATCACCACGCCGTTCAAGGTACTGTCGATCGCGACTGGCGGTTAG